The window TCCAGGCCCGTGGGGTCAAGCTATCCTTGGAGCTTCCAGAGGAACCGGTGCAGGTTCTAGCGCACGGGCCTGCGCTGAAGGCTATCTTAGTAAGCCTTCTGGAGAACGCCCTGCAACACACCGCCAAGGGAGGGTGGGTTCAGGTTCGGGTGGGCGAGGGGAGGCTCGAGGTGGCCAACGCCCCTTCCCACCCGAATCCAGGCTCCGGGCTGGGCCTCCGGCTGGCAGAAACCCTAGCCAAGGCGCAAGGCGCCCAACTGAAGTGGTCCTCAGAGGAGAAGCGCTTTCTGGTCTCTTTGCGCCTAAAGGAGGGCTAGAGGGGGGATCGCTTTCGGAAGCCGGGGCGGCGCTTCTCCTGGAGGGAGGCCAGCCCCTCCTTGGCATCGGGGCTCATAAAGCCCAGCCTTCAACGACGACCTGAGTCGGGCTTCGTTGCCGTCCGCCATATCGCCCTCAACACCCTCGAGCAAGACAAACCCATCAAGGCAGGTATCGAGACCAAGCGTGCCCGGACGATTCCTACCTCCTCAGGCTTATTTGGCTTTGCGGTTGCCCTGAAGGAAGTGGTTTCTAGCCGACAAGCTACTACAAGTTGTGGTATTGTCACAGTTACCCCATTTCCAGGGGCTCGAGCCTTACCTCATCTAGGAGAGCTTGGGTCTGGGAAATGTTGGGAAACTCCACCCCCTCTCCACAAGCCCGAGCCGCTGCCAGCGCGGTTGCATAGCGGGCTATTTCTTGCCAGGAATGCCGGTGGAACATCCCCACGACCACCCCAGCCAACAAAGCGTCCCCGCAACCCACAGTGCTCGTTACCCGGACCCTAGGAGGTAAGGCCAGAAGGGTTTCCTGAGCTGCAAACACTGCCCCTTCAGCCCCTAGCGAAAGCACTACCCACTGAGCACCCAGGGTTTGAATTTGCCGGACTGCCCGGAGGGCGTCTTCCCGGCTGCGGATGGGCCAGCCCAGCAGTTCCTCGGCCTCGAGCCGGTTTGGTTTGACCAAAAAGGGCTTGGCGGAAAGAACCTTTTTCAGGGCCTCCCCTCCAGTATCTAGCAAGGCTTTGGCCCCGATCTTGTGTATTTTGCTCACCCATTCGGCATATACTTCTGGGCCAACCCCTTGGGGCAAGCTACCCGACACTACCACTACATCGCCTTCCTCCAAGCGCTGCAACAAGATAGCCTCGAGTCGCTCCAACTCCTCTTTGGTTAGCCTTGGGCCGGGGGCATTGAACTCGGTGACCTCACCGGTTTCGGCGTCAATGGCCTTGAAATTAGCGCGGGTGAAACCGGCGATTTCTACAGTGATGAGCTCGAATTCGGGCGTAGCTTGTAGCTGACAAGCAATCGCCACCCCGAAACTTCCCCCCAAAGGGGCTACAGCCTGAACCGGTATACCTTGTCGGGCCAGTGCCCGGGCTACGTTGATGCCCTTGCCGCTGGGCTCGAGCTCCATGCTCTGAGCCCGGTTCAACCCACCTAGACGGGGCGCTCGCAAAGCCATCTTCACGTCTAATGCGGGGTTTAGGGTCAGGGTAATGACCTTCGGCGGTTTCATGCTTCCTCTTCGGAGGGCAAAGCCTGGGCCAGCATTTCTAGGGTGCGCGTATACGAGCGCCGCAGCCGAGCCGCATCCTCGGGCTGAGCTGGGGTGTAGCGGGCCTGTGGCTTCAGTCCCGCTGTAGCTTGGCCGCGTAAGTGCCGCCAAGCCAAAAAAGCTGCCCCCCAAGCCGCAGCATGGGGGCATTCGTAAACCTCGAGCGGCCTTTCCAGCATTTCGGCCTTAATCTGCATCCACGGAGCGTTAGCAGTAGGCCCGCCCACCGCCCGGACAGGACTGAGCTTCCCCTGCGGCATCCGCTGCAAAAGCCGGTGGCTCTCGAAAGAAAGGCCCTCGAGCACCGCCCGAGCCAGGTGGCCCAGGCCATGGGATTCCCGCAGGCCCCAGAACACCCCCCCCGGCAGGGCAGTGTCGCTAGGGTTGTCGGTGAGTTGCCGCAGATGGGGGATAAAGCGCAGGCCTTCCGCGCCCAGCGGAACCCTAGAAGCTGCCTGAATGACACGCAGGTAGTTAGCAGGTAGCGCCTGCTCGCCGGCGTGATTACCCCCTTGTGGGGCCGGGCTTTCGTCCTCAACTGCCAAGGTGCGCACAAACCAATCAAAGACTGAGCCCGAGGCCCGAAGCGTAGCCATGAGATAGTAACTCCCCACAAAGGCATGGTGGCCGATGATGGCTTTGCTCGAGCGCAGCACCTCGCCTAGGCGGTGGGCCCCAACGATTTGGAGTAAGGTTTCCGCGGTTCCGCAAGCGTTGATGATGTCCCCATCCTCCGTCGCCCCCAAACCTGCTGCTGCACAGGCCTGGTCGTGGGCGGCCTCCATCACCCACAGGCCCGGCATAAGCCCGGTCTGCTGCGCGGCTTGTTGAGTCACGCGACCGATAGGAGCCCCGGGGGGTCGCAGCGGAGGCAAAAGATCAGGGCTCAAGCCCACCTCGAGCAGCAGCTCTGGCATCCAGCGGCGTTCTTGCAGGTCAAAAAGCAGGGTACGGGAAGCCTGGGTTAGGCCCATCTGCACCTCTTCGGTAAGGCGGAAGGCGATCCAATCTGCTACTGAGGTCCAGCGCGGGCGGCCCCAAAACAGCTCAGGGTGCTCCGCTTGCAGCCACAGTAGTTTTCCCAGGCTGTAGGTGTGATCGGGCAACAATCCGGTGCGTCGGCGCAAGCGCAGTGGGTCGAGGGCCGGGGTGTTCTGGCTGAGGCGCTCGAGGATGGGCTTAGGACGCTCGTCGTACCAGACCATCACCTTGGGGTAGCGCAGGTTACCGTCTTCTCCCAGCAGCATCCCGGACTCGCCGAAGCTGCTAATTCCGATCACTCTCAAGTGTTCGGGTTGGGCGATCTCTCTTATCAGCCCGCGGATCATTTCCGCTACACTTGTCCACAGATCCTCAGCCCAGTAAAAACCTTGGGTGTGGCCCAAGCGGTGCAGGGGGGTCGGGGTTTGATGCAGTGCGATCACCTCACCACAGGAGGTGAAGACCCCCGCCTTGATGAAACTGGTTCCCAGGTCAATCCCCAGCAGAAGATCCATGGTTGGGCTCCACTTCGGCCAGTAGGGTTGAATTACGCTGCACAAGCACCGCCCGCGCACCGTGGAGCACGGCCTCCGAGCCCAACTTGGCCCACACCAGCCGTACTGTCTCACGCGGGTAGGGGCGGCGCAGGTGTTCAAGAACGGTGCCGACAAAGATTTCCTTAGGATAGCCTTCCATCCGGGGAATCCCTCCGCCTATTAAGCACACCTCGGGGTCGAAGAGGTTGATGGCTGTCGCTACTGCGTAGGCCTGGTCGCGCACGAATTCATGCAAAGCCTGCTTTAGTTCAGGGCTCTTTTGCTGGCGTGCAAACAACTCTGCCACCGGAAGACCCACTTGTTGCGCGAGGCGGTTGAGGGTGTGGCCGCAGGCGTAGGCTTCCAGGCAGTCGGTATTGCCACACACACACTGCCGCCCTTCGCCTCGGATGGGAATATGACCTAGCTCGAGGCCCACCGAGTGTCCCCGGTAAGGCCGCCCCTCATGGAGCATCGCCGCTCCCACCCCGGTGCCAAAAAATACCCCCAGTACCGATGCTGCCCCCTGCGCTGCCCCAGCCTGGTACTCACCCAATAGCAACAATACGATGTCACGCTCGAGGTAAACCGGATATCCCAGCCGACTCCCCAGTTCGCGGGCCAGAAAGATCCCCTCCAGCTGGGGAATGTTGGGGCTCGAGAGCACTTTATCCAGGCCACGGTCCAAGCTCGCCGGTACTCCTAGTACTGCGGCGGTGGGGATAAGCCTTCGCTCTACAGTGTAGCCCTCGAGCAGGGCAGCTATGGCTTCAACTGGGGCGGGGTCGCGGATCGTATCGGTGGGGAACATGTGCAACTCGGGGGAGTGGTGGTGGGTTTCCTCGGCAGCCTCGGTATACCCAAGACTGATCTTGGTGCCGCCGATATCCGCTACCAGGACAACCCGCTGGGAGGACGGGTAGGGGGCAGGTTGAGGGAACTCGGCCATGGATAGTTAGTCAACCTTACTAATACCCTACGGCTCGTGTCAATAGACCGGACAGCCTAACGAGCTCATTCCGGGATTTTATCGCCTTCATAGAGGAAAACTGCCGACTCCGCTTTGTCGCGGGAATCCTTTGTTGGTAGCCTCTTGCAAAATTTAGTTAACCTGTCTTATTATACCGCAAACTACCTCGGACAGCGCTTTGCAAGCGTGGGCCGGCCCCTTGAGGCCGAACTTGCCAAGCCCTCTAAGCACCTTTATGAAGACTGAGAAGCCTCTCCCTATCCTTCCGCCAGCGTTGGATTCCCTCAGCGGGCATCGCCCGGCAGACGCCCGCAGGCTCAACCGGGCTAAAGCCCTTGAGCTGCTGCGGGTCACACCTCGGGGAAGGGCTGAGCTGGCCCGGGCCTTAGGGCTGTCCAAACCCGCCCTGGGGGACTTGGTCGGAGACTTAATCGAACAGGAATTGCTCTTGGAAACTGCTCCCACCCCCATTCAGCGGGGACGCCATCCTGCCCCTTTGCGTATCAACCCCGAGCGCTTCTGCGTCGTGGGCATTGACCTCAGCGTGGACGACTACGAGCTGGGACTGTACAACCCTCTGGGGGAGCCCCTGCACATCTTGCGCACCCCTTCCGGCATAGGCAAAGGAGCCGAGGTGGCCTACCGGCAGTTGCTTGAGGCTGCCCATCAGCTACTACAGCAGGCTCCGATACCGGTTGTGGCAGTAGGAGTAGCCTCCCCCGGACCTATTGACTTCGAGCAGGGCAAGATTCTGACCCCTCCACACTTTCCCGACCTGCACAACATGCCCCTGGTCAATCGCTTGCAAAACGACCTAGGGCTGCCCGTTTACCTCGAGCACGATAGCGCTGCCGCAGCGCGGCGGTTTGTGCGTTCTACCGCAGCGGCAAACTTCGTTTATATCCTACTACACCGAGGCATTGGGGCAGGCATCGTCATCGGGCGCCAGGTTTATCGCGGTCAGCACGGCTTTGCTGGAGAACTAGGCCACGTATCCTTCGATAGCGAGGGGGAACCCTGCGCCTGCGGCAACCGTGGCTGCTTGGAAAACGTCGCCGGAACTACTGCTATCGAGCTGCGCTACGCCCGCTTGTGTAAAGCCCCTCTCCCGCTGAGCGCTATCGCTGAGTTGGCCCGTGCCGGTGACCCACTGGCCCTCCTCTCCTTTGAGCAGGCCGGACGAGCACTAGGCTGGGCAGCTGTCAACCTGGTCAACCTCTTTGACCCCGAGTTGCTGGTGCTAGGTGGTCCCGGAGCCACCTACGCCGATTTGCTCATCCCCAGTCTACGCCACCACCTCAATACCCGGGCTTACCCCTATTTGGGCTGGGGGGAGCATTTGCAAATCCTTGTTGACCCGCTCACCAATCCCATTGGCCCTGGTGCTGCTGAGTGTGCGCTCGAGGCCATCTACTTAGGAGATATTCCGCTTCCCCAAGCGGAAGGAAGGAGGCAAAAGACCTAAGCACCCCACAAGAAGCCAGGCATGCGCACAACAGTTTCCCGGGAGGCTTCAGAGGGGAGGACCAGCAAAGAGTACCGGCATTTCGGCTAAAGCAGGCTTCTCTATAGAGCCAGGAGGAAGCATATGGGCAAAAGTGCAAAGTTGGTACCTGTGGTTTTGGCTTTGGGTTTACTGATTCTGATCAGCATGTACAGCTTGGCTCAGAAAAAGTACACCATCGCCCTGATTCCCGGCCTCACCACTGACGGTTTCTACATCACCATGCGCAAGGGAGCCGAAGAAGCCGCCAAACAGCTAGGCGTGGACCTGATCTTCCAGGGCGGGCCGGAATTCAGCCCAACTACCCAGATCCCGGTTCTCAACGCCATCATCGCCCGTAAGCCCGATGTCATCTTAATTGCCCCCACCGACAAGCAGCAGCTCATCGCCCCCTTAAAGCGGGCTGCCGATGCAGGCATCAAGATCATCACCGTGGACACCTTCATCGGCGAAAGCGGCAACTACCAAACCGGTTCAGGCAACGCCGATTTTCCGCTTTCCTACGTGGCCTCAGACAACGTAGAAGGGGGGCGCATCGCCGCCAGGGCCCTGGCTAAAGCTATCGGCGAGAAGGGTAAGGTTTATGTCTCCAACGTCAAGCCGGGCATCTCTACCACCGATCAGCGCGAGCAGGGTTTCAAAGAAGAGATGAAGAAATACCCGGGCATTACCGTTCTCGAGACCCAGTACAACGATGACGACGCTAACAAGGCTGCCTCGCAACTGGCTGCGGTGCTGGCCCGTAACCCCGATCTGGCAGGGGTGTTTGGAGCCAATCTGTTCAGCGCGCAAGGCGCAGCCAACGGGGTTAAGAACGTCGGTAAGCGCGGGATGATCAAGGTTGCAGCTTTCGACTGCCCAGAGAGCATCATCAACGATATCAGAGGCGGGACCATTGATATGGCCATCTGCCAGCATCCTGCTGAGATGGGCAAGGTTGCCGTACAGTACGCGGTAGATGCTCTTAATGGTAAGAAGATTCCCACCCGTTACGGCACTGGCTACACCGTGATTGACAAAAGCAACATAGATACTCCTGAAGCCAAGGCCGCTATCTACTCCTCCAAGTAACCACGCCGCCTGGGGAGGCTAAGCGAGCTTCCCCAGGCTTTCTGATGCATAGATCTTTAGAAAGGATGGCTTTAGTGGCAAATCCCCCCGCTACCAACAGCGAGCGCAAGACCCCGAGCTGGCTGTCTTTCCTGGCCGGAGCCTGGTCGTGGCTGTTCTTGATCTTTATGGTGGTGTTCTTCGAGGTCTGGGCCCGCTTGGCCTATGGCAACAGCTTTGTCTTCAACGTTACTAACCTCCAAAGCATCCTGCTGGCCGCTGTGCAGCCCTTGCTGCTGGCACTGGGGCAGACGCTGGTTATCATCGCGGGCGGGATTGACCTATCGGTGGGGTTCACGGTGGGGCTCTCAGCGGTAGTGAGCGCGCGGGTGATGCAAGCCCTTGATCCCTCGATGCCTGCCGGGCTTTCCTTCGCCCTGGCCTGCGTAATCGCGCTAGCCGCAGGGCTGGGGGTGGGGCTGGTTAACGCTTTTTTAGTGGCCCGGCTCAACGTACCTCCCTTCATCGGTACTTTAGGCATGTACGGGGTAGCCCGAGGGCTGGGCTTTTTGGCTGCGGCAGGAAATACCGTGCCCACCGATAACCCGGTCAATTCGGC of the Calidithermus timidus DSM 17022 genome contains:
- a CDS encoding 1-phosphofructokinase family hexose kinase → MKPPKVITLTLNPALDVKMALRAPRLGGLNRAQSMELEPSGKGINVARALARQGIPVQAVAPLGGSFGVAIACQLQATPEFELITVEIAGFTRANFKAIDAETGEVTEFNAPGPRLTKEELERLEAILLQRLEEGDVVVVSGSLPQGVGPEVYAEWVSKIHKIGAKALLDTGGEALKKVLSAKPFLVKPNRLEAEELLGWPIRSREDALRAVRQIQTLGAQWVVLSLGAEGAVFAAQETLLALPPRVRVTSTVGCGDALLAGVVVGMFHRHSWQEIARYATALAAARACGEGVEFPNISQTQALLDEVRLEPLEMG
- a CDS encoding FGGY-family carbohydrate kinase, whose amino-acid sequence is MDLLLGIDLGTSFIKAGVFTSCGEVIALHQTPTPLHRLGHTQGFYWAEDLWTSVAEMIRGLIREIAQPEHLRVIGISSFGESGMLLGEDGNLRYPKVMVWYDERPKPILERLSQNTPALDPLRLRRRTGLLPDHTYSLGKLLWLQAEHPELFWGRPRWTSVADWIAFRLTEEVQMGLTQASRTLLFDLQERRWMPELLLEVGLSPDLLPPLRPPGAPIGRVTQQAAQQTGLMPGLWVMEAAHDQACAAAGLGATEDGDIINACGTAETLLQIVGAHRLGEVLRSSKAIIGHHAFVGSYYLMATLRASGSVFDWFVRTLAVEDESPAPQGGNHAGEQALPANYLRVIQAASRVPLGAEGLRFIPHLRQLTDNPSDTALPGGVFWGLRESHGLGHLARAVLEGLSFESHRLLQRMPQGKLSPVRAVGGPTANAPWMQIKAEMLERPLEVYECPHAAAWGAAFLAWRHLRGQATAGLKPQARYTPAQPEDAARLRRSYTRTLEMLAQALPSEEEA
- a CDS encoding ROK family protein encodes the protein MAEFPQPAPYPSSQRVVLVADIGGTKISLGYTEAAEETHHHSPELHMFPTDTIRDPAPVEAIAALLEGYTVERRLIPTAAVLGVPASLDRGLDKVLSSPNIPQLEGIFLARELGSRLGYPVYLERDIVLLLLGEYQAGAAQGAASVLGVFFGTGVGAAMLHEGRPYRGHSVGLELGHIPIRGEGRQCVCGNTDCLEAYACGHTLNRLAQQVGLPVAELFARQQKSPELKQALHEFVRDQAYAVATAINLFDPEVCLIGGGIPRMEGYPKEIFVGTVLEHLRRPYPRETVRLVWAKLGSEAVLHGARAVLVQRNSTLLAEVEPNHGSSAGD
- a CDS encoding ROK family protein — translated: MDSLSGHRPADARRLNRAKALELLRVTPRGRAELARALGLSKPALGDLVGDLIEQELLLETAPTPIQRGRHPAPLRINPERFCVVGIDLSVDDYELGLYNPLGEPLHILRTPSGIGKGAEVAYRQLLEAAHQLLQQAPIPVVAVGVASPGPIDFEQGKILTPPHFPDLHNMPLVNRLQNDLGLPVYLEHDSAAAARRFVRSTAAANFVYILLHRGIGAGIVIGRQVYRGQHGFAGELGHVSFDSEGEPCACGNRGCLENVAGTTAIELRYARLCKAPLPLSAIAELARAGDPLALLSFEQAGRALGWAAVNLVNLFDPELLVLGGPGATYADLLIPSLRHHLNTRAYPYLGWGEHLQILVDPLTNPIGPGAAECALEAIYLGDIPLPQAEGRRQKT
- a CDS encoding ABC transporter substrate-binding protein, producing the protein MGKSAKLVPVVLALGLLILISMYSLAQKKYTIALIPGLTTDGFYITMRKGAEEAAKQLGVDLIFQGGPEFSPTTQIPVLNAIIARKPDVILIAPTDKQQLIAPLKRAADAGIKIITVDTFIGESGNYQTGSGNADFPLSYVASDNVEGGRIAARALAKAIGEKGKVYVSNVKPGISTTDQREQGFKEEMKKYPGITVLETQYNDDDANKAASQLAAVLARNPDLAGVFGANLFSAQGAANGVKNVGKRGMIKVAAFDCPESIINDIRGGTIDMAICQHPAEMGKVAVQYAVDALNGKKIPTRYGTGYTVIDKSNIDTPEAKAAIYSSK
- a CDS encoding ABC transporter permease subunit — protein: MALVANPPATNSERKTPSWLSFLAGAWSWLFLIFMVVFFEVWARLAYGNSFVFNVTNLQSILLAAVQPLLLALGQTLVIIAGGIDLSVGFTVGLSAVVSARVMQALDPSMPAGLSFALACVIALAAGLGVGLVNAFLVARLNVPPFIGTLGMYGVARGLGFLAAAGNTVPTDNPVNSAMGNGFVLGLIPMPVLITAVVVLFMHYLLSQTKFGQYTYAIGGNRQAALRAGINVTRHTMQLYLITALLAGIAGIIYTGRFTAGAAQAGEATLLDSIAAVVIGGASLFGGAGTIVGTVIGALIIAIIQFGLVFINVQPFWQFIAVGLVIILSVLVDQAKTGVVKS